One Dictyoglomus turgidum DSM 6724 DNA window includes the following coding sequences:
- the ppdK gene encoding pyruvate, phosphate dikinase, producing MSKKRVYLFEEADGKNRLLFGGKGAGLADMTKAGLPVPPGFIITTEVCKEYYENGKKLPEGLMEEVLEAMKKLEEKTGKKFADPENPLLVSVRSGAPVSMPGMMDTILNLGLNDETVEGLAKRSNNERFAYDSYRRFIQMFGNVVLGIPHEKFEEILDHYKKEQGVKLDSELSADTLKKVVEAYKELVKKETGKDFPQNPYEQLEMAIRAVFDSWNNERAIIYRKLHNIPEDYGTAVNIVTMVFGNMGNDSGTGVAFTRNPSTGEKEFYGEYLTNAQGEDVVAGIRTPQPISKLAEEMPEVYKQLLEVRDLLEKYYRDVQDIEFTIEKGKLYMLQTRNAKRTARAAVKIAVDMVKEGLITKEEAILRVSPDQINQLLHAQIDPNAPKKVIAKGLPASPGAASGKVVFSSREAEKRGKEGEKVILVRPETTPDDIGGLAAAQGVLTSRGGMTSHAAVVARGMGKPAVVGCEAIKIDLNKEEFTVGDVVIKKDDIITIDGSTGEVILGEVPMIPPTLSEELKELLSWADEIRKIGVRANADTPEDAQKAFEYGAEGIGLARTEHMFLGNRLPLVQEMILAETEEDRRKALDKLLPVQREDFIGLFKAMQGKPVTIRLIDPPLHEFLPPLLDLTVEVELMKAKGITGKELEEKERLLSVVRRLHEFNPMLGFRGCRLGMVYPEIFEMQVRAIMEAAVAVAKEGLPVKPEIMIPLVALESEMKVLGDLIHRVAKQVIEESGVNIEYKVGTMIEVPRAALIADKLAGVAQFFSFGTNDLTQMTFAFSRDDAEGKFLGRYREKGYVEEDPFEHLDTEGVGELMKIAVQKGRSTRPDLKVGICGEHGGDPKSIEFCYIIGLDYVSCSPFRVPVARLAAAQATLKHQKKMEFVDRTA from the coding sequence ATGTCAAAAAAGAGAGTATATCTATTTGAAGAGGCGGATGGTAAAAATCGTTTGCTTTTTGGCGGTAAGGGTGCTGGGCTTGCTGACATGACTAAAGCAGGACTTCCTGTTCCTCCAGGATTCATAATTACTACAGAAGTATGTAAGGAATATTATGAAAATGGTAAAAAGCTTCCAGAAGGACTAATGGAAGAAGTATTGGAAGCAATGAAAAAATTAGAGGAAAAAACCGGAAAGAAATTTGCCGATCCGGAAAATCCACTTCTTGTCTCTGTTAGGTCTGGTGCACCTGTTTCCATGCCAGGCATGATGGATACAATTTTAAACCTTGGTTTAAATGATGAGACAGTAGAAGGTCTTGCAAAAAGAAGTAACAATGAGAGATTTGCTTATGATTCCTATAGAAGATTTATTCAAATGTTTGGTAATGTGGTCTTAGGAATTCCTCATGAAAAATTTGAAGAAATTTTAGATCATTACAAAAAAGAACAGGGGGTTAAACTTGATAGTGAGCTTTCAGCTGATACGTTGAAAAAGGTAGTAGAGGCATATAAGGAGCTTGTAAAGAAAGAAACGGGAAAAGATTTCCCACAAAATCCTTATGAGCAACTTGAAATGGCGATTAGAGCAGTGTTTGATTCTTGGAACAACGAAAGGGCAATCATTTATAGGAAACTCCATAATATCCCTGAGGACTATGGTACTGCAGTAAATATTGTTACTATGGTATTTGGAAACATGGGGAATGATAGTGGGACAGGAGTAGCATTTACAAGAAACCCATCTACAGGCGAGAAAGAGTTTTATGGTGAGTATTTAACCAATGCACAGGGAGAAGATGTAGTAGCAGGTATTAGAACACCACAACCTATTTCTAAACTTGCTGAAGAGATGCCTGAAGTGTATAAGCAGCTTCTTGAAGTAAGAGATTTACTTGAAAAGTATTACCGAGATGTTCAAGATATTGAGTTTACTATTGAAAAAGGAAAGTTATATATGCTTCAAACGAGAAATGCAAAAAGAACTGCAAGGGCAGCGGTAAAAATTGCAGTAGATATGGTAAAAGAAGGCTTAATTACTAAAGAGGAGGCTATACTAAGGGTTTCTCCTGATCAAATAAATCAGCTTCTTCATGCCCAGATAGATCCTAATGCTCCAAAGAAAGTTATTGCAAAAGGTCTTCCAGCATCTCCTGGGGCTGCATCAGGTAAAGTAGTGTTTTCTTCTCGTGAAGCTGAAAAGAGAGGTAAAGAAGGAGAGAAAGTTATACTTGTCAGACCTGAGACAACTCCCGATGATATAGGCGGGCTTGCTGCTGCTCAGGGTGTGCTCACAAGTAGAGGTGGAATGACAAGTCATGCAGCAGTAGTGGCAAGAGGAATGGGTAAACCAGCAGTGGTAGGATGCGAAGCCATAAAAATAGATCTAAACAAGGAGGAATTCACAGTAGGAGATGTAGTAATCAAGAAAGATGATATTATAACTATAGATGGTTCTACTGGAGAAGTTATACTTGGAGAAGTCCCAATGATTCCACCCACATTAAGTGAGGAGCTTAAAGAGCTTCTTTCTTGGGCTGACGAGATAAGAAAGATTGGAGTAAGAGCTAATGCAGATACTCCTGAAGATGCACAAAAAGCCTTTGAGTACGGAGCAGAGGGTATTGGACTTGCAAGAACGGAACATATGTTCCTTGGAAATAGACTTCCCTTGGTTCAAGAAATGATTCTTGCAGAGACAGAAGAAGATAGGAGGAAAGCTCTTGATAAACTTCTTCCTGTTCAAAGAGAAGATTTCATTGGACTCTTTAAAGCAATGCAAGGAAAACCTGTAACTATAAGATTAATTGATCCTCCTCTTCATGAGTTCTTACCACCACTTTTAGATCTTACTGTAGAAGTAGAGCTGATGAAAGCAAAGGGAATCACGGGTAAAGAATTAGAAGAGAAAGAGAGACTCCTTTCGGTGGTAAGAAGATTGCATGAATTTAACCCAATGCTAGGATTTAGAGGGTGTAGATTGGGCATGGTATATCCAGAAATCTTTGAAATGCAAGTTAGAGCAATTATGGAAGCAGCAGTAGCAGTAGCCAAAGAAGGATTGCCTGTAAAACCAGAGATAATGATTCCTCTTGTGGCTTTAGAGTCCGAAATGAAAGTGTTAGGTGATCTTATCCATAGAGTAGCAAAACAGGTGATTGAGGAAAGTGGGGTCAATATTGAATATAAAGTTGGTACTATGATTGAAGTTCCGAGAGCAGCACTTATTGCAGATAAACTTGCAGGGGTTGCTCAATTCTTCTCTTTTGGAACTAATGATTTAACCCAGATGACCTTTGCATTCAGCCGTGATGATGCAGAAGGTAAATTCTTAGGAAGATATAGAGAGAAAGGATATGTGGAAGAGGATCCATTTGAACATTTAGATACTGAGGGTGTAGGAGAATTGATGAAGATAGCGGTTCAAAAAGGTAGAAGTACAAGACCCGATCTTAAAGTGGGTATATGTGGAGAACATGGTGGAGATCCAAAATCTATTGAGTTCTGTTATATTATTGGACTTGACTATGTAAGTTGTTCCCCATTTAGGGTGCCTGTGGCGAGATTAGCAGCTGCTCAAGCTACTTTAAAACATCAAAAGAAAATGGAGTTTGTAGATAGAACTGCTTAG
- a CDS encoding deoxyguanosinetriphosphate triphosphohydrolase: protein MTIREKLEEREKLFLSPYATLSCNSKGRLFFEEECSIRTRFQRDRDRIIHSKAFRRLKHKTQVFLAPEGDHYRTRLTHTLEVSQIARTIARALFLNEDLTEAIALGHDLGHTPFGHMGEDVLDEISKSYGLLGFSHAEQSLRIVDRLENNGKGLNLTYEVRMGILQHSKGQQDFRKCFGSRVCETLEAEVVRFSDVIAYLNHDLDDAIRAGVIREKDIPKKVLDVLGRTHRERINTMVQNLVANSINKDRLVFDSEILDAIEEMRAFLYEKLYVNPHVKSENDKVKLLLTGLFEYFMKNPQKLPQNLSEEENIIIKIRDFLAGMTDRYAIELYENVFIPKPWRFF, encoded by the coding sequence ATGACTATTAGGGAGAAATTAGAAGAAAGAGAAAAACTATTCTTGTCCCCATATGCAACCCTAAGTTGTAATAGTAAAGGTAGACTATTTTTTGAAGAAGAATGTTCTATAAGAACCCGTTTTCAAAGAGATAGAGACAGAATTATACATTCTAAAGCCTTCAGAAGGTTAAAACATAAGACGCAAGTATTTCTGGCTCCTGAAGGAGATCATTATAGAACTCGTTTGACTCATACCCTTGAAGTCTCTCAGATAGCAAGAACTATTGCGAGAGCTTTATTTTTAAATGAAGATTTAACGGAAGCTATAGCTTTAGGACATGATCTTGGACATACTCCTTTTGGACATATGGGAGAGGATGTTTTAGATGAGATTTCTAAATCCTATGGACTTTTAGGATTTTCTCATGCGGAGCAGAGTTTAAGGATTGTAGATAGGCTTGAAAATAATGGAAAGGGATTAAATCTAACCTATGAAGTTAGAATGGGCATTCTTCAACATAGCAAAGGACAGCAAGATTTTAGGAAATGTTTTGGGAGTCGAGTATGCGAGACTTTGGAAGCTGAAGTGGTTAGATTTTCTGATGTTATTGCTTATTTGAATCATGACCTTGATGATGCCATAAGGGCTGGTGTTATAAGAGAAAAAGACATTCCTAAAAAGGTGTTAGATGTTTTGGGAAGGACTCATAGAGAAAGAATTAATACTATGGTCCAAAATCTTGTGGCAAATAGTATTAATAAAGATAGATTGGTATTTGATTCTGAAATCCTTGATGCTATTGAGGAGATGAGAGCTTTTTTGTATGAGAAATTATATGTGAATCCACATGTGAAGTCTGAAAATGATAAAGTTAAATTATTATTAACAGGTCTCTTTGAATATTTTATGAAAAATCCTCAAAAGCTTCCTCAAAATCTTTCCGAGGAAGAGAATATTATAATAAAGATAAGAGATTTTTTAGCAGGAATGACTGATAGATATGCCATAGAGCTTTATGAGAATGTATTTATACCAAAACCATGGAGGTTTTTCTAA
- the recO gene encoding DNA repair protein RecO, with amino-acid sequence MGLENRYYYEEGIILFKKKVGEGDLLLTIYGKEKGKFLAIARGALKIKNRLRGKVNIFSIGKGYFVKRREVDLLIFWDSYEKFFEIIKDVDKFIILSKYLKKADKFIPLEVKDLEIYEYLYKFLKNWNLINKYSGDVFLIKLLQKLGYISKVELKCKGCDKDLLKDEYVYFDLDNRKIYCEDCRTLKSLKIKSEEVIKFNEILDRTFDELIMGETGFSDKIFNLIDRMIERIEQEV; translated from the coding sequence ATGGGCTTGGAAAATAGGTATTATTATGAAGAGGGCATAATATTGTTTAAAAAAAAAGTAGGAGAGGGAGATCTTTTGTTAACAATTTACGGCAAAGAAAAGGGAAAATTTCTTGCCATAGCGAGAGGGGCTCTAAAGATTAAAAACCGTTTAAGGGGAAAAGTAAACATTTTTTCTATTGGAAAGGGGTATTTTGTAAAGAGAAGAGAGGTAGATCTTTTAATTTTCTGGGATTCTTATGAGAAGTTTTTTGAGATTATAAAAGATGTAGACAAATTTATTATCCTTTCCAAATATCTTAAAAAGGCTGATAAGTTTATACCATTAGAGGTCAAAGATTTAGAAATTTATGAGTACCTTTATAAATTTCTGAAAAATTGGAATTTAATAAATAAATATTCAGGAGATGTATTTTTGATAAAACTTTTACAAAAACTGGGGTATATTAGTAAGGTAGAACTAAAATGTAAAGGATGTGATAAAGATTTATTAAAAGATGAGTATGTTTATTTTGATTTAGATAATCGTAAAATTTACTGTGAAGATTGTAGGACGTTGAAGTCTCTGAAGATAAAGTCTGAAGAAGTTATTAAGTTTAATGAGATTTTAGATAGAACTTTTGATGAATTAATTATGGGAGAGACTGGTTTTAGTGATAAGATTTTTAATTTAATAGATAGAATGATAGAAAGAATTGAGCAGGAGGTATGA
- the glyQ gene encoding glycine--tRNA ligase subunit alpha, translating to MLFQEIIFKLNEFWHNQGCIIQQPYDIEVGAGTMNPATFFRVLGPEPWYVAYVEPSRRPTDGRYGENPNRLQHYYQYQVILKPSPADVQEIYIESLKYLGIEIEKHDIRFVEDNWESPTLGAWGIGWEVWLDGMEITQFTYFQQCGGFDLFPVSAEITYGLERIAMYIQGVDDFKAIKWQDNVTYGDVHLQSEVENCIYNFELADVERLRLLFNEYEKEAERLLNQGLTFPAYDYVLKCSHTFNLLDARGAISVVQRSQYISRIRRLAARAAENYLKSREALGFPLLNKAWRKEEARLG from the coding sequence ATGCTCTTTCAGGAAATAATATTTAAATTAAATGAATTTTGGCATAATCAGGGATGTATTATTCAACAACCTTATGATATTGAAGTAGGAGCAGGAACTATGAATCCTGCAACTTTTTTTAGGGTGCTTGGTCCTGAGCCTTGGTATGTAGCTTATGTGGAGCCTTCAAGAAGACCTACTGATGGAAGATATGGTGAGAATCCAAATAGACTACAGCACTATTATCAATATCAGGTAATCTTAAAACCCTCTCCTGCTGATGTTCAGGAAATTTACATTGAAAGTTTAAAGTATCTTGGAATAGAGATAGAAAAGCATGATATTAGGTTTGTAGAGGATAATTGGGAATCTCCAACCCTTGGAGCTTGGGGGATAGGATGGGAAGTTTGGCTTGATGGGATGGAGATTACTCAGTTTACTTATTTTCAACAGTGCGGTGGATTTGATCTTTTCCCTGTATCAGCAGAGATTACCTATGGACTTGAGCGTATTGCTATGTATATTCAGGGGGTAGATGATTTCAAAGCTATAAAATGGCAAGATAATGTGACCTACGGAGATGTTCATCTTCAAAGTGAGGTTGAGAACTGTATTTATAATTTTGAATTAGCAGATGTGGAAAGGCTTAGACTTTTATTTAATGAATATGAAAAAGAGGCAGAAAGGCTCTTAAATCAGGGTTTGACCTTTCCCGCTTACGATTATGTGTTAAAATGTTCTCATACTTTTAATCTGTTGGATGCAAGAGGAGCCATTAGCGTGGTACAAAGGAGTCAATATATATCTCGTATTAGGCGTCTTGCTGCAAGGGCTGCTGAAAATTATTTAAAGAGTAGAGAAGCTCTTGGTTTTCCTCTTCTCAACAAGGCATGGAGAAAGGAGGAGGCTCGACTTGGGTAA
- the glyS gene encoding glycine--tRNA ligase subunit beta, which yields MGKNFLLEIGTEEMPAHFLDPAIKQIYDFSLNYFENQKISFEDIKTWATPRRLVVYIKNLSEKQESQEEEIRGPAAHVGYKNGVWTEVAKRFAEQYGASLEALYIKETPRGKYIFLKRIKEGVNTLEILPDYAVSLLKNIRFPKMMKWGNVDFYFGRPIRWIVALYGSEEVKFEVAGVKSSRYSRPPRFLPQTPIEIKDADSYIDLMKENYVIVDQNERKNEILRHIKEIANSNSLTLSYDEDLLEEVTYLVEYPTALLGQFDSKYLTLPEIVLIVTMEKKQRYFPLRDKEGNLINKFIVIRNGTENYKEVVIQGNEKVLKARLADAEYYYNEDIRCPLEKYSEKLSGIIFQEQLGTIKDKVERVRILVREIANILELSTEEKEILERAVDLYKADLGTLMVSEYPELHGIMGSIYAKISGEREPIPQIIGEYIYPRTLEDQIPKNPLSTVLGIADRVDSLTGYFALDLFPTGSEDPIGLRRISGGLLRLLLETDFKLNLRNLFMKSFEVYKFSDKCPISQIEKGMLFIGQRLRNLLLDKYPNDIVEAVMEVGYDELWKLKRRVDFIREFKEKDPYEKLKRALNRLYRILPKDFSPKEINENLFNSPFEKELYRDYVKINKEISKEILKGNYKVLLGYDFLKEFSDHIESFFDHVLVMSPNEEEKLNRLSLLFAIKSLFWEVLDWSKLN from the coding sequence TTGGGTAAGAATTTTCTCTTAGAAATAGGAACTGAAGAAATGCCTGCCCATTTTCTGGATCCTGCTATAAAGCAGATTTATGATTTCTCTTTGAACTACTTTGAGAACCAGAAGATAAGTTTTGAAGATATTAAGACCTGGGCTACTCCCAGAAGGCTTGTGGTTTATATAAAGAATCTTAGTGAAAAACAGGAATCTCAAGAAGAAGAAATTAGAGGTCCTGCAGCTCATGTGGGATATAAAAATGGAGTATGGACAGAGGTTGCTAAAAGATTTGCAGAACAATATGGAGCATCCTTAGAGGCTCTCTATATAAAAGAAACCCCAAGAGGTAAATACATATTTTTAAAGAGGATTAAGGAGGGAGTAAATACTTTAGAAATACTTCCAGATTATGCTGTTTCTCTTTTAAAAAACATCAGATTTCCTAAAATGATGAAATGGGGAAATGTAGATTTTTATTTTGGCAGACCTATAAGATGGATCGTAGCATTGTATGGGAGTGAAGAGGTAAAGTTTGAAGTGGCAGGTGTGAAATCTTCAAGATATTCAAGACCACCAAGATTTTTGCCCCAAACTCCTATTGAAATAAAGGATGCTGATTCCTATATTGATTTGATGAAAGAAAATTATGTTATTGTAGATCAAAATGAAAGAAAAAACGAAATTTTGCGACATATTAAGGAGATCGCTAACAGCAATTCTTTGACTCTTTCTTATGATGAAGATCTCTTAGAGGAAGTTACCTATCTTGTGGAATATCCTACTGCTCTTTTAGGTCAATTTGATAGCAAATATTTAACTCTTCCTGAAATTGTACTTATTGTTACCATGGAAAAGAAACAAAGATATTTTCCTTTGAGAGATAAAGAAGGAAATTTAATTAACAAGTTTATTGTGATAAGAAATGGGACAGAAAATTATAAGGAAGTAGTGATACAAGGGAATGAAAAGGTGCTAAAGGCAAGGCTTGCTGATGCGGAGTACTATTATAATGAGGATATAAGGTGTCCCTTAGAGAAATACTCTGAAAAACTGTCAGGGATCATTTTTCAAGAACAGTTAGGGACTATTAAAGATAAAGTAGAAAGAGTAAGAATCCTTGTAAGAGAGATAGCAAATATTTTAGAGCTTAGTACTGAGGAGAAGGAAATTTTGGAAAGAGCAGTAGATCTTTATAAGGCTGATTTGGGAACCTTGATGGTCAGTGAATATCCTGAGTTACATGGTATCATGGGGAGTATTTATGCTAAAATTAGTGGAGAAAGAGAGCCTATACCTCAGATAATAGGGGAGTATATTTATCCTCGTACTTTAGAGGATCAGATTCCTAAAAATCCTCTTTCAACAGTTTTAGGAATTGCAGATAGAGTAGATAGTCTTACTGGATATTTTGCGTTAGATTTGTTTCCGACAGGATCTGAGGATCCTATAGGTCTAAGGAGAATAAGTGGGGGGCTTTTAAGACTTCTTTTAGAAACAGATTTCAAATTAAATTTGAGAAATCTTTTTATGAAATCCTTTGAGGTTTATAAATTTAGTGATAAATGTCCTATATCTCAGATTGAAAAAGGCATGCTCTTTATTGGACAAAGGTTGAGAAACCTTCTTTTAGATAAGTATCCCAATGATATAGTAGAAGCGGTGATGGAAGTAGGATATGATGAGTTATGGAAGTTGAAAAGAAGGGTAGACTTTATAAGGGAATTTAAAGAAAAGGACCCCTATGAAAAATTAAAGAGAGCATTAAATAGGCTTTATAGAATACTACCAAAGGATTTCAGTCCTAAGGAGATTAATGAAAACCTGTTTAATTCTCCTTTTGAAAAAGAGCTTTATAGAGATTATGTGAAAATTAATAAAGAAATTTCTAAAGAGATTTTAAAAGGTAATTATAAAGTCTTACTTGGTTATGATTTCCTAAAGGAATTTTCTGATCATATTGAAAGCTTCTTTGACCATGTTCTTGTCATGTCTCCTAATGAGGAGGAGAAGTTAAATCGTTTGTCTCTCCTTTTTGCAATAAAGTCTTTGTTTTGGGAAGTTTTGGATTGGAGTAAATTAAATTAG
- the era gene encoding GTPase Era, with protein MMGKTKLAYISIVGKPNAGKSTLINLLVGEKVSIVADKPQTTRQRILGVLTLEDAQFIFLDTPGWFPPKHLLGEYMQKTIKKTIEDSDIVLYVIDSSVELDDDNRTLLKFVKDQGKPYLVLLNKIDMVSSKSIEERKKEVIALGVSEEKIIEISALYGTNKELLIEKLKEIAPEGEFLYPPDMLTDQTDKFFIAEIIREKIIHLTYQEVPHSVAVYVDDIEEKKDGNLLYIRATIIVERPTQKAIIIGKDGQMLKKIGTLARMEIESYYQKQVYLDLWVKVREKWRKKPEILRELGYE; from the coding sequence ATGATGGGAAAGACAAAGCTTGCATACATAAGTATAGTGGGTAAACCTAATGCTGGAAAGTCTACTTTAATCAATCTTTTAGTGGGGGAAAAGGTCTCTATCGTGGCTGATAAACCTCAAACTACAAGACAGCGTATTCTTGGAGTTCTCACTTTAGAGGATGCCCAATTTATTTTTCTTGATACTCCTGGTTGGTTTCCTCCTAAACACTTATTGGGAGAGTATATGCAAAAGACTATTAAAAAAACCATTGAAGACTCAGATATTGTACTATATGTTATAGACTCTTCGGTAGAGTTAGACGATGATAATAGAACTTTACTCAAATTTGTTAAAGATCAAGGTAAACCTTATTTGGTGTTGTTAAATAAGATAGATATGGTTTCATCCAAATCTATAGAGGAAAGGAAAAAAGAGGTTATTGCCTTAGGGGTATCAGAAGAAAAGATTATTGAAATTTCAGCTCTTTATGGCACGAATAAAGAATTACTTATAGAAAAACTTAAAGAAATAGCCCCCGAAGGTGAATTTTTGTACCCTCCTGATATGTTGACAGACCAAACGGATAAATTCTTTATTGCTGAAATAATAAGAGAGAAAATTATCCACTTAACTTATCAAGAGGTTCCTCATTCTGTGGCTGTTTATGTAGATGACATTGAGGAAAAAAAAGATGGTAATCTACTGTACATTAGAGCAACTATTATTGTAGAAAGACCAACACAAAAAGCAATTATTATTGGAAAAGATGGTCAAATGCTTAAAAAAATAGGTACTTTAGCAAGGATGGAGATTGAGTCTTATTATCAAAAGCAAGTTTATCTTGATCTTTGGGTAAAGGTTAGGGAAAAATGGAGAAAGAAACCAGAAATATTAAGAGAATTAGGATACGAGTGA
- the deoC gene encoding deoxyribose-phosphate aldolase: MNRYELAQKIDHTLLRPNISLLDIERLCNEAKEFGFYSVCINPYYIPYAKELLKDTKVKICTVIDFPLGASTTSMKVYQVRESLKLGAEEFDMVINIGALKDKKRDYLISEIREVVKAAEGKVVKVIIETCYLTDEEKIYATEIIKEGGAHFVKTSTGFGPQGATVQDVRLLKSIAGNDLKVKASGGIRTFEQALEMINAGADRIGTSSGVSIINGLGK, translated from the coding sequence ATGAATAGATACGAGCTTGCTCAGAAGATAGACCATACTCTTTTAAGGCCCAATATTTCTCTTTTGGATATTGAAAGACTGTGTAACGAAGCAAAAGAGTTCGGTTTTTATTCTGTATGTATAAATCCCTATTATATTCCTTATGCAAAAGAGTTACTAAAAGATACCAAAGTTAAGATATGTACAGTGATTGATTTTCCATTGGGAGCAAGTACTACTTCCATGAAAGTTTATCAAGTGAGGGAATCTCTTAAACTTGGAGCAGAAGAATTTGACATGGTTATAAATATTGGGGCTTTAAAAGACAAGAAAAGAGACTATTTGATATCTGAGATCAGAGAGGTAGTAAAAGCTGCAGAAGGCAAGGTAGTTAAGGTAATAATTGAGACGTGCTATTTGACAGATGAGGAGAAGATTTATGCTACTGAAATAATAAAAGAAGGTGGAGCCCATTTTGTTAAAACATCTACTGGTTTTGGTCCTCAAGGTGCTACTGTACAGGATGTTAGATTACTAAAATCTATTGCTGGTAATGACCTGAAGGTTAAAGCATCTGGAGGTATTAGAACCTTTGAACAAGCTTTAGAAATGATAAATGCAGGAGCAGATAGGATTGGAACCTCCAGTGGAGTGAGTATAATAAATGGGCTTGGAAAATAG
- the cdd gene encoding cytidine deaminase has protein sequence MDNKKLYELALKALENSYSPYSNFPVGVALLTKNGKVYLGTNIENASYGLTICAERVAIFKAVSEGEREFSKIVIVGKDGSGVPPCGACRQVMFEFSPDMEILLYDKEKGKFMTYRVKDILPLGFDLEANK, from the coding sequence ATGGATAACAAAAAGCTATATGAATTGGCATTAAAAGCCTTAGAAAATTCTTATTCCCCTTATTCTAATTTTCCTGTGGGAGTTGCCCTACTTACTAAAAATGGTAAGGTATATCTTGGAACTAATATTGAAAACGCATCTTATGGATTGACTATTTGTGCTGAAAGGGTAGCAATATTTAAGGCAGTAAGTGAAGGAGAAAGAGAGTTCTCAAAAATAGTTATAGTAGGTAAGGATGGAAGTGGGGTTCCTCCTTGTGGTGCATGTAGACAGGTTATGTTTGAATTCTCACCAGATATGGAAATATTGCTTTATGATAAAGAAAAGGGCAAATTTATGACTTATAGAGTAAAGGATATATTACCTTTAGGATTTGATTTGGAGGCTAACAAATGA